The Dama dama isolate Ldn47 chromosome 28, ASM3311817v1, whole genome shotgun sequence genome has a window encoding:
- the CALHM5 gene encoding calcium homeostasis modulator protein 5 produces MDAFQGFLKFILNQKTVIGYSFMALLTVGGERLFSLVAFKCPCGTENVIYGLAFLFAPAWVLLILGFFLNNRSWRLFTGCCVNPRKIFPRGHNCRFFSVLGQIILSSLVAPVMWLSVALLNGTFYECAMSGTQSPRLLDLICKGKPEECWKELYKVSCGKTSMTPTDNEELKLSLQAQSQILGWFLICSASFFSLLTTCYARCRSKVSYLQLSFWKTYAQKEKEQLENTFVDYAKKLSERNLKCFLENKRPDVFPMPTFAAWEAASELHSFHQNRQHYSTLHRVVEDGLDLRPEDEETTMMLMGTAQNVQLTHHH; encoded by the exons ATGGATGCTTTTCAGGGGTTCTTAAAATTCATCCTCAACCAGAAAACTGTTATTGGCTACAGCTTCATGGCTCTGCTGACCGTGGGAGGTGAGCGTCTCTTTTCACTCGTGGCTTTCAAGTGTCCCTGCGGCACTGAGAATGTGATCTACGGACTGGCTTTCCTGTTTGCTCCCGCCTGGGTATTACTGATCCTGGGATTCTTTCTGAACAACAGGTCGTGGAGACTCTTCACAGGCTGCTGTGTGAATCCCAGGAAAATCTTCCCCAGGGGCCACAACTGCCGCTTCTTCTCCGTCCTTGGGCAGATCATTCTGAGTTCACTGGTGGCCCCAGTGATGTGGTTGTCAGTGGCTTTGCTCAATGGGACTTTTTATGAATGTGCAATGAGCGGGACCCAAAGTCCAAGACTCCTCGATCTCATTTGCAAAGGCAAGCCTGAAGAGTGCTGGAAAGAACTTTACAAGGTATCTTGCGGAAAAACCAGCATGACTCCCACAGACAACGAAGAACTGAAATTGTCGCTGCAAGCCCAATCTCAG attCTAGGATGGTTCCTGATTTGTTCCGcatctttcttctctctgctcACCACATGTTATGCTCGCTGCAGATCTAAAGTTAGTTACCTTCAGCTGAGTTTTTGGAAGACATATGCacagaaggagaaggagcagtTGGAAAACACATTCGTGGATTATGCCAAAaagctgagtgaaagaaacctgAAATGCTTCTTGGAAAACAAGAGGCCAGATGTCTTTCCCATGCCCACCTTTGCGGCCTGGGAGGCTGCTTCGGAGCTCCATTCCTTCCACCAAAATCGGCAACACTACAGCACCCTCCACAGGGTGGTAGAGGATGGTCTGGACCTTCGCCCGGAGGATGAGGAGACCACAATGATGCTTATGGGTACCGCCCAAAACGTGCAGCTCACCCACCATCACTGA